The following proteins are co-located in the Planococcus plakortidis genome:
- a CDS encoding C40 family peptidase: MKKAFFTLLAAGALVFSSSATDVQNTVNAQPQKAVAQKASEPAIVQVSNSTYKFKYATNVRRDAGTSHGVIKVAPKGASATVTKSATIGSGKWFKVRTGGTHGWVHSSLVTKSSGSGVVQASSSVSSSAVVSKALALKGIPYRFGGTTPAGFDCSGFVQYAFKQAGKSVSRTTLSQYAQSYKVSSPRPGDLVFFANTYRPGISHVGIYIGNNQFVHSGGAKSEVKSLNGPYWGKKFHSFRRF; this comes from the coding sequence ATGAAAAAAGCATTCTTTACACTACTTGCAGCAGGCGCATTGGTCTTTTCTAGTTCAGCTACAGACGTCCAAAATACCGTGAACGCACAACCACAAAAAGCAGTCGCACAGAAAGCATCTGAGCCGGCGATCGTCCAGGTTTCCAACAGCACGTATAAATTCAAATACGCTACAAACGTCCGCAGAGATGCCGGCACAAGCCACGGCGTCATCAAAGTCGCTCCTAAAGGCGCATCTGCAACTGTGACAAAATCCGCTACAATCGGCAGCGGCAAATGGTTCAAAGTCCGCACTGGCGGAACGCACGGCTGGGTACACAGCTCACTCGTGACTAAATCATCTGGTTCTGGCGTCGTCCAGGCTTCATCGAGCGTTTCTTCTTCAGCGGTCGTTTCCAAAGCGCTAGCACTTAAAGGCATCCCGTACCGTTTCGGCGGCACGACGCCAGCTGGCTTTGACTGCTCAGGATTCGTACAATATGCATTCAAACAAGCAGGCAAAAGCGTTTCACGCACGACGCTTTCCCAATATGCACAGTCTTATAAAGTTTCAAGCCCACGCCCAGGAGACTTGGTCTTCTTCGCGAACACTTACCGCCCAGGGATCTCACACGTTGGGATCTACATCGGGAACAACCAGTTCGTACACTCTGGCGGCGCTAAATCAGAAGTGAAAAGCTTGAACGGCCCATACTGGGGCAAGAAATTCCACAGCTTCAGACGTTTCTAA
- a CDS encoding GNAT family N-acetyltransferase: protein MDIRIAQPEDAAGIRKVCAAGNRVTYAGLLPEKEIERVIAKFYNEARIREEIGNTNQDWNGWFVAVDEGEVLGAGGGGFTDDAVAEVYVLYMDPKRKYQGIGTKLLKAITEDQKSRGAKTQWVAVAKGNGMAIPFYEARGFEFQYEEPAYDMPEDSGHVSVRYMRHL from the coding sequence ATGGACATCCGAATAGCACAGCCGGAAGACGCGGCAGGGATCCGCAAAGTTTGCGCGGCCGGCAACCGCGTGACCTACGCTGGCCTCTTGCCGGAAAAAGAAATCGAACGCGTCATCGCGAAATTCTATAACGAAGCACGCATACGTGAGGAAATCGGCAACACAAACCAGGACTGGAACGGCTGGTTCGTCGCGGTAGACGAAGGAGAAGTGCTCGGCGCAGGAGGCGGCGGCTTCACGGATGACGCAGTGGCCGAAGTCTATGTACTGTATATGGACCCGAAGCGCAAATACCAAGGCATCGGCACGAAACTGCTCAAAGCGATCACAGAAGACCAAAAATCCCGAGGCGCCAAGACGCAATGGGTCGCGGTCGCCAAAGGCAACGGCATGGCGATCCCGTTCTACGAAGCGCGCGGCTTCGAATTCCAATACGAGGAACCGGCGTACGACATGCCGGAAGATTCGGGGCATGTATCGGTCCGCTATATGCGGCACCTCTAA